The following are from one region of the Andrena cerasifolii isolate SP2316 chromosome 1, iyAndCera1_principal, whole genome shotgun sequence genome:
- the LOC143366177 gene encoding vesicle transport protein GOT1B has protein sequence MFEITDTQKIGVGLAAFGISFVFLGVLLLFDKGLLAIGNILFISGLACVIGPRRTLNFFFQRYKIKASISFLGGVIIVLMGWPIVGMILETYGFVLLFSGFLPVAINFLRRVPVLGTFLNMPGLSRVLDMIAGDSNRTTV, from the exons ATGTTCGAAATCACAGATACGCAGA AAATTGGAGTGGGACTCGCCGCATTTGGGATATCATTCGTTTTCCTCGGAGTTTTGCTACTCTTTGATAAAGGTCTGCTCGCCATCGGAAAT ATTCTGTTTATATCTGGGTTAGCGTGCGTTATTGGGCCGAGGAGGACGCTCAACTTTTTCTTCCAAAGGTATAAGATAAAAGCCAGCATCTCGTTTTTAGGAGGCGTTATCATCGTACTTATGGGTTGGCCTATCGTGGGCATGATCCTAGAAACGTATggttttgtattattattcag TGGTTTCTTGCCAGTAGCGATAAACTTTTTGCGAAGGGTACCTGTTTTGGGAACCTTCTTAAATATGCCAGGTCTGAGTAGAGTTCTAGACATGATCGCAGGAGATTCAAATAGAACAACCGTATGA
- the Ant gene encoding ADP/ATP translocase: protein MSGLADPVAFAKDFIAGGVAAAISKTAVAPIERVKLLLQVQHISKQIAEDQRYKGMVDCFVRIPKEQGFLSYWRGNFANVIRYFPTQALNFAFKDKYKQVFLGGVDKNTQFMRYFLGNLASGGAAGATSLCFVYPLDFARTRLAADVGKAGGEREFSGLGNCLTKIFKADGLGGLYRGFGVSVQGIIIYRAAYFGFYDTARGMLPDPKKTPFLVSWGIAQAVTTVAGIVSYPFDTVRRRMMMQSGRAKSEILYKSTAHCWATILKTEGGNAFFKGAFSNVLRGTGGALVLVLYDEIKNLL from the exons ATGTCTGGTCTCGCGGATCCCGTGGCTTTCGCCAAGGATTTCATTGCTGGCGGTGTGGCCGCCGCTATCTCGAAAACGGCGGTCGCGCCGATCGAGCGGGTGAAGCTGTTGCTGCAGGTTCAGCACATCTCCAAGCAGATCGCCGAGGATCAGCGTTACAAGG GTATGGTAGATTGTTTTGTGCGCATTCCAAAAGAACAAGGATTCCTCAGCTACTGGCGTGGTAACTTCGCCAACGTCATTAGATACTTCCCTACCCAGGCTTTGAACTTTGCCTTCAAAGACAAGTACAAGCAAGTTTTCCTCGGCGGTGTTGACAAGAACACCCAGTTTATGCGCTACTTTCTTGGTAATCTTGCCTCTGGTGGTGCTGCTGGTGCCACTTCTCTCTGCTTTGTCTACCCACTCGACTTTGCCAGAACTAG GTTGGCTGCCGACGTAGGCAAGGCTGGAGGCGAACGTGAGTTCTCAGGTCTTGGAAACTGCTTGACCAAAATTTTCAAAGCTGACGGTCTCGGCGGACTCTACCGTGGATTCGGTGTATCCGTGCAGGGTATCATTATCTACCGTGCAGCCTACTTTGGTTTCTATGACACTGCCCGCGGTATGCTGCCCGATCCCAAGAAGACACCTTTCCTTGTCTCATGGGGTATTGCTCAA GCCGTCACCACCGTCGCCGGTATTGTATCTTATCCATTCGACACAGTACGTAGGCGCATGATGATGCAGTCCGGTCGTGCAAAATCTGAAATCTTGTACAAGAGCACCGCTCACTGCTGGGCCACCATCTTAAAAACAGAAGGTGGTAATGCTTTCTTCAAGGGAGCGTTCTCCAACGTACTCCGTGGTACAGGCGGCGCGCTTGTGTTGGTACTCTACGATGAAATTAAGAATCTCCTTTAA